One part of the Arabidopsis thaliana chromosome 4, partial sequence genome encodes these proteins:
- a CDS encoding Glycine-rich protein family (Glycine-rich protein family; Has 206606 Blast hits to 72651 proteins in 2543 species: Archae - 612; Bacteria - 46078; Metazoa - 85704; Fungi - 21721; Plants - 20357; Viruses - 5309; Other Eukaryotes - 26825 (source: NCBI BLink).) translates to MEPTTPYSHEDDVDSTHSSNSTASDGTEREENNNNESQEETRTSRSPNEALDEIRRQQTHNLYCPKCKTNITKSAELVVKNQETDSYKTKAYVLWVPLVISPFEFPTLHLLLSFLTGLWKKLKTLVPNCLSRLSPNFLPLRYLLVAVLLLLSVIVLWSSDPPLPPPPPPYPSPLPPPPSPSPTPGPDSPLPSPGPDSPLPLPGPPPSPSPTPGPDSPLPSPGPDSPLPLPGPPPSSSPTPGPDSPLPSPGPPPSPSPTPGPDSPLPSPGPDSPLPSPGPDPPLPSPGPHLYEKNRWLIHFPSIKYLSVFSLLFLAILTLPWASISPIFNNLIAAIKTWSKRVIPQTFIKPQPRLSSTDKALGIFTCKITITGDHHLCHLSLTLFLIYLLKMTKTHLGAKKPSRLILSWITKCHFQMFCGNPMWIRPGNLIAKSKGNVEIYRGSSSKPLTNVEIYRGSSSKPLTKRARHLEEYCVRRSYRVHHKPRCRILRCRFRSFNSITDKGHYKAAVVLAASLVCVISLSFAKAYAFRMQKLRTMAEYTGMAFGASAFSFIASRIVSDIFEKFGFHELAAEYRKD, encoded by the exons GAAccgagagagaagagaataaCAATAATGAATCTCAAGAAGAGACGAGAACGTCGAGAAGTCCCAATGAGGCTTTGGATGAGATAAGGAGGCAACAGACGCATAACCTCTACTGTCCTAAATGTAAAACTAACATCACCAAAAGCGCTGAACTCGTTGTAAAGAATCAAGAGACCGATTCGTACAAAACAAAGGCTTACGTACTTTGGGTTCCCCTCGTTATCTCGCCCTTCGAGTTCCCTACCCTTCATCTCTTATTGTCTTTTCTCACAG GACTATGGAAGAAACTAAAGACACTTGTCCCAAACTGTTTGTCACGGCTCAGTCCCAACTTTCTGCCTCTGCGGTACCTACTGGTTGCGGTTCTACTATTGCTATCAGTCATTGTCCTGTGGTCCTCTGATCCTCCTctgccaccaccaccgccacctTATCCTTCACCATTGCCACCGCCTCCTTCGCCTTCACCAACACCAGGGCCGGATTCTCCTTTGCCATCGCCAGGGCCGGATTCTCCTTTGCCACTGCCAGGACCGCCTCCTTCACCTTCGCCAACGCCAGGGCCTGATTCTCCTTTACCATCGCCAGGGCCGGATTCTCCTTTGCCACTGCCAGGACCGCCTCCTTCATCTTCGCCGACGCCAGGGCCGGATTCTCCTTTGCCATCGCCAGGGCCGCCTCCTTCACCTTCGCCAACGCCAGGGCCGGATTCTCCTTTGCCATCGCCAGGGCCGGATTCTCCTTTGCCATCGCCAGGGCCGGATCCTCCTTTGCCATCGCCAGGGCCGCatctatatgaaaaaaatcGCTGGCTCATACATTTCCCGAGTATCAAGTACCTTTCTGTATTCTCGCTATTGTTCCTTGCCATTCTGACTCTCCCTTGGGCTTCCATTTCCCCCATCTTCAATAACCTTATTGCAGCAATTAAAACAT gGAGCAAAAGAGTTATTCCACAAACTTTTATAAAACCTCAACCCCGTCTTAGTAGTACAGATAAAGCTCTAGGTATTTTCACATGTAAAATTACTATAACAGGAGATCATCATCTTTGTCATCTTTCCCTGACCCTCTTTCTCATTTATTTGCTTAAGATGACAAAAACACATCTAGGAGCGAAGAAACCATCACGCCTAATACTCAGCTGGATAACAAAG TGCCACTTCCAGATGTTTTGTGGAAATCCAATGTGGATCCGACCCGGGAACCTGAT TGCCAAATCCAAAGGAAATGTGGAAATATATCGTGGTTCTAGTTCAAAACCACTTACCAATGTTGAAATATATCGTGGTTCTAGTTCAAAACCACTTACCAAGAGAGCTAGACATCTTGAAGAGTATTGTGTACGGAGGTCTTATCGAGTCCATCACAAGCCTCGGTGTCGTATCCTCCGCTGTCGCTTCCGGAGCTTCAACTC AATAACCGACAAGGGACACTACAAAGCTGCGGTTGTTCTTGCTGCATCTCTGGTCTGCgtcatctctctctcctttgcCAAAGCCTACGCTTTCCGCATGCAAAAACTCAGGACCATGGCTGAATACACCGGAATGGCGTTTGGGGCATCTGCCTTTTCATTCATTGCCAGCCGAATCGTCAGTGATATCTTTGAAAAGTTTGGCTTTCATGAGCTTGCAGCTGAGTACCGAAAAGACTGA
- the MEB1 gene encoding vacuolar iron transporter (VIT) family protein (vacuolar iron transporter (VIT) family protein; FUNCTIONS IN: molecular_function unknown; INVOLVED IN: biological_process unknown; LOCATED IN: integral to membrane; EXPRESSED IN: embryo, hypocotyl, root, pedicel, leaf; EXPRESSED DURING: LP.04 four leaves visible, 4 anthesis, C globular stage; CONTAINS InterPro DOMAIN/s: Protein of unknown function DUF125, transmembrane (InterPro:IPR008217), Cytokine, IL-1-like (InterPro:IPR008996); BEST Arabidopsis thaliana protein match is: Vacuolar iron transporter (VIT) family protein (TAIR:AT4G27870.1).), whose product MDPTMNPTPTPSSAGNSVCTDELTNLPPEDSPLDSEKDDSVDFSQEQGSESNEAIDTENGSRSVDKNQYSETEVVVRAKDLQTEPDSLDDDVEIVIKNQHKYYIYCPCCGEDITKTVKLVKISDPKHTKDHDKAVDSDTENGSKSKDKNTKVPSWFSDFIQPLFSSEDRGKKGVVDSELLGTYEDLGIIGEEPSIDVSNEKDRPSFPKWYLDVFAWLFLCIIIALSVLSTSPPPFIQPHLQLPSMPTLRMPSASVLLLLPTSAVLLLFIISMRSRFTPRYHKEKGEVVPKSTDSKSHDDQAANTDQDFDKKTEKPSKQTVNKETQNHDKEAADPDQDVDKETENQKSHLTPIYPSPLEQPSKQIINKETQTEPMLPPNAQSEIPNSVEPRKGGNKVEILKSIVYGGLTESITSLCTVTSAAASGASTLNVLALGVANLSSGLLLTVHSLQELINEKPRKQTNTDDSPEEGEGEEDRYEEVLGRREYSRIHRVIAISSFVIFGLIPPLVYGFSFRKKMEKRQEYKVLAVYAVSLLCIVLLSIAKAYVSKKRDYVKTLFRYTTTATTASGFSQFVGYLVSQWLEKSGFYDDSPETQRV is encoded by the exons ATGGATCCCACCATGAATCCAACTCCAACTCCAAGCTCCGCCGGCAACAGTGTCTGCACAGATGAATTGACCAACCTTCCCCCGGAGGACTCGCCACTCGACAGCGAGAAGGATGATAGCGTTGACTTCAGCCAGGAGCAAG GATCGGAGTCAAATGAAGCTATTGACACTGAGAATGGTTCAAGATCCGTAGACAAGAACCAATACTCTGAAACTGAAGTTGTAGTTAGAGCAAAAGATTTACAGACAGAACCTGATTCACTGGATGATGATGTGGAGATTGTGATCAAAAACCAACATAAGTATTACATATACTGCCCTTGCTGTGGTGAAGATATCACCAAAACAGTCAAGCTCGTGAAGATATCAGATCccaaacacacaaaagacCATGACAAAGCTGTTGACAGTGACACTGAGAATGGTTCAAAATCCAAAGACAAGAACACAAAGGTTCCATCATGGTTCTCTGATTTTATTCAGCCGCTGTTTTCTTCTGAAGACAGAG GAAAGAAAGGGGTTGTTGATTCAGAGTTACTAGGAACTTACGAAGATCTCGGTATCATTGGTGAGGAACCGAGCATAGATGTCAGTAACGAGAAAGACAGACCGAGTTTTCCAAAGTGGTACCTCGATGTTTTTGCTTGGTTATTCCTCTGTATTATTATTGCTCTTTCTGTCCTTTCGACTTCTCCACCGCCTTTCATTCAACCACATCTGCAATTACCATCTATGCCTACATTGAGGATGCCTTCTGCTTCTGTACTTTTGTTACTTCCCACATCTGCGGTGTTGCTTCTCTTCATTATTTCAATGAGGTCCCGTTTCACTCCGAGATATCACAAGGAGAAAG GCGAGGTCGTTCCCAAGTCTACTGATTCCAAGTCTCACGATGACCAAGCTGCAAATACTGATCAAGATtttgacaagaaaacag AGAAACCTTCCAAGCAAACTGTCAATAAGGAAACTCAAAATCACGATAAAGAAGCTGCAGATCCTGACCAAGATGTAGACAAGGAAACAG AGAACCAAAAAAGTCACCTAACTCCGATATATCCTTCACCACTGGAGCAACCTTCCAAGCAAATTATCAATAAGGAAACTCAAACAGAACCTATGTTGCCACCTAATGCTCAATCAGAGATCCCAAATAGTGTTGAACCACGCAAAGGCGGTAATAAAGTAGAAATTCTGAAAAGTATTGTGTATGGAGGTCTTACAGAATCCATCACAAGCCTATGCACGGTAACATCTGCGGCAGCTTCTGGTGCTTCAACTC TGAACGTTTTAGCCTTGGGAGTTGCCAATTTGTCAAGCGGTCTTCTTCTGACTGTTCACAGC CTCCAAGAACTAATAAACGAGAAACCCAGAAAACAAACCAACACTGATGATTCTccagaagaaggagaaggagaagaagatcgataCGAGGAAGTACTCGGGAGAAGAGAGTATTCGAGGATTCACAGAGTGATCGCAATCTCTTCTTTCGTCATCTTCGGATTGATCCCACCTTTAGTATACGGTTTCTCGTTTCgaaaaaagatggaaaagaGACAAGAGTACAAGGTTTTAGCTGTTTACGCAGTGTCTCTACTCTGCATCGTCTTGCTCTCAATAGCGAAAGCTTACGTGTCGAAGAAACGCGATTATGTCAAGACTCTGTTTCGGTACACGACGACGGCGACGACGGCGTCGGGATTCTCTCAATTTGTGGGATACTTGGTGAGTCAATGGCTTGAGAAAAGCGGGTTTTATGATGATTCTCCAGAAACTCAACGAGTTTGA
- the MEB1 gene encoding vacuolar iron transporter (VIT) family protein (vacuolar iron transporter (VIT) family protein; CONTAINS InterPro DOMAIN/s: Protein of unknown function DUF125, transmembrane (InterPro:IPR008217), Cytokine, IL-1-like (InterPro:IPR008996); BEST Arabidopsis thaliana protein match is: Vacuolar iron transporter (VIT) family protein (TAIR:AT4G27870.1); Has 30201 Blast hits to 17322 proteins in 780 species: Archae - 12; Bacteria - 1396; Metazoa - 17338; Fungi - 3422; Plants - 5037; Viruses - 0; Other Eukaryotes - 2996 (source: NCBI BLink).), producing the protein MDPTMNPTPTPSSAGNSVCTDELTNLPPEDSPLDSEKDDSVDFSQEQGSESNEAIDTENGSRSVDKNQYSETEVVVRAKDLQTEPDSLDDDVEIVIKNQHKYYIYCPCCGEDITKTVKLVKISDPKHTKDHDKAVDSDTENGSKSKDKNTKVPSWFSDFIQPLFSSEDRGKKGVVDSELLGTYEDLGIIGEEPSIDVSNEKDRPSFPKWYLDVFAWLFLCIIIALSVLSTSPPPFIQPHLQLPSMPTLRMPSASVLLLLPTSAVLLLFIISMRSRFTPRYHKEKGEVVPKSTDSKSHDDQAANTDQDFDKKTDNKRNRLTPIYPSSLEKPSKQTVNKETQNHDKEAADPDQDVDKETENQKSHLTPIYPSPLEQPSKQIINKETQTEPMLPPNAQSEIPNSVEPRKGGNKVEILKSIVYGGLTESITSLCTVTSAAASGASTLNVLALGVANLSSGLLLTVHSLQELINEKPRKQTNTDDSPEEGEGEEDRYEEVLGRREYSRIHRVIAISSFVIFGLIPPLVYGFSFRKKMEKRQEYKVLAVYAVSLLCIVLLSIAKAYVSKKRDYVKTLFRYTTTATTASGFSQFVGYLVSQWLEKSGFYDDSPETQRV; encoded by the exons ATGGATCCCACCATGAATCCAACTCCAACTCCAAGCTCCGCCGGCAACAGTGTCTGCACAGATGAATTGACCAACCTTCCCCCGGAGGACTCGCCACTCGACAGCGAGAAGGATGATAGCGTTGACTTCAGCCAGGAGCAAG GATCGGAGTCAAATGAAGCTATTGACACTGAGAATGGTTCAAGATCCGTAGACAAGAACCAATACTCTGAAACTGAAGTTGTAGTTAGAGCAAAAGATTTACAGACAGAACCTGATTCACTGGATGATGATGTGGAGATTGTGATCAAAAACCAACATAAGTATTACATATACTGCCCTTGCTGTGGTGAAGATATCACCAAAACAGTCAAGCTCGTGAAGATATCAGATCccaaacacacaaaagacCATGACAAAGCTGTTGACAGTGACACTGAGAATGGTTCAAAATCCAAAGACAAGAACACAAAGGTTCCATCATGGTTCTCTGATTTTATTCAGCCGCTGTTTTCTTCTGAAGACAGAG GAAAGAAAGGGGTTGTTGATTCAGAGTTACTAGGAACTTACGAAGATCTCGGTATCATTGGTGAGGAACCGAGCATAGATGTCAGTAACGAGAAAGACAGACCGAGTTTTCCAAAGTGGTACCTCGATGTTTTTGCTTGGTTATTCCTCTGTATTATTATTGCTCTTTCTGTCCTTTCGACTTCTCCACCGCCTTTCATTCAACCACATCTGCAATTACCATCTATGCCTACATTGAGGATGCCTTCTGCTTCTGTACTTTTGTTACTTCCCACATCTGCGGTGTTGCTTCTCTTCATTATTTCAATGAGGTCCCGTTTCACTCCGAGATATCACAAGGAGAAAG GCGAGGTCGTTCCCAAGTCTACTGATTCCAAGTCTCACGATGACCAAGCTGCAAATACTGATCAAGATtttgacaagaaaacag acaacaaaagaaatcGCCTAACTCCTATATACCCTTCATCACTAGAGAAACCTTCCAAGCAAACTGTCAATAAGGAAACTCAAAATCACGATAAAGAAGCTGCAGATCCTGACCAAGATGTAGACAAGGAAACAG AGAACCAAAAAAGTCACCTAACTCCGATATATCCTTCACCACTGGAGCAACCTTCCAAGCAAATTATCAATAAGGAAACTCAAACAGAACCTATGTTGCCACCTAATGCTCAATCAGAGATCCCAAATAGTGTTGAACCACGCAAAGGCGGTAATAAAGTAGAAATTCTGAAAAGTATTGTGTATGGAGGTCTTACAGAATCCATCACAAGCCTATGCACGGTAACATCTGCGGCAGCTTCTGGTGCTTCAACTC TGAACGTTTTAGCCTTGGGAGTTGCCAATTTGTCAAGCGGTCTTCTTCTGACTGTTCACAGC CTCCAAGAACTAATAAACGAGAAACCCAGAAAACAAACCAACACTGATGATTCTccagaagaaggagaaggagaagaagatcgataCGAGGAAGTACTCGGGAGAAGAGAGTATTCGAGGATTCACAGAGTGATCGCAATCTCTTCTTTCGTCATCTTCGGATTGATCCCACCTTTAGTATACGGTTTCTCGTTTCgaaaaaagatggaaaagaGACAAGAGTACAAGGTTTTAGCTGTTTACGCAGTGTCTCTACTCTGCATCGTCTTGCTCTCAATAGCGAAAGCTTACGTGTCGAAGAAACGCGATTATGTCAAGACTCTGTTTCGGTACACGACGACGGCGACGACGGCGTCGGGATTCTCTCAATTTGTGGGATACTTGGTGAGTCAATGGCTTGAGAAAAGCGGGTTTTATGATGATTCTCCAGAAACTCAACGAGTTTGA
- the MEB1 gene encoding vacuolar iron transporter (VIT) family protein, whose product MDPTMNPTPTPSSAGNSVCTDELTNLPPEDSPLDSEKDDSVDFSQEQGSESNEAIDTENGSRSVDKNQYSETEVVVRAKDLQTEPDSLDDDVEIVIKNQHKYYIYCPCCGEDITKTVKLVKISDPKHTKDHDKAVDSDTENGSKSKDKNTKVPSWFSDFIQPLFSSEDRGKKGVVDSELLGTYEDLGIIGEEPSIDVSNEKDRPSFPKWYLDVFAWLFLCIIIALSVLSTSPPPFIQPHLQLPSMPTLRMPSASVLLLLPTSAVLLLFIISMRSRFTPRYHKEKGEVVPKSTDSKSHDDQAANTDQDFDKKTEKPSKQTVNKETQNHDKEAADPDQDVDKETENQKSHLTPIYPSPLEQPSKQIINKETQTEPMLPPNAQSEIPNSVEPRKGGNKVEILKSIVYGGLTESITSLCTVTSAAASGASTLNVLALGVANLSSGLLLTVHSVSALSHLLYVTLKEFNKGSIFLQLQELINEKPRKQTNTDDSPEEGEGEEDRYEEVLGRREYSRIHRVIAISSFVIFGLIPPLVYGFSFRKKMEKRQEYKVLAVYAVSLLCIVLLSIAKAYVSKKRDYVKTLFRYTTTATTASGFSQFVGYLVSQWLEKSGFYDDSPETQRV is encoded by the exons ATGGATCCCACCATGAATCCAACTCCAACTCCAAGCTCCGCCGGCAACAGTGTCTGCACAGATGAATTGACCAACCTTCCCCCGGAGGACTCGCCACTCGACAGCGAGAAGGATGATAGCGTTGACTTCAGCCAGGAGCAAG GATCGGAGTCAAATGAAGCTATTGACACTGAGAATGGTTCAAGATCCGTAGACAAGAACCAATACTCTGAAACTGAAGTTGTAGTTAGAGCAAAAGATTTACAGACAGAACCTGATTCACTGGATGATGATGTGGAGATTGTGATCAAAAACCAACATAAGTATTACATATACTGCCCTTGCTGTGGTGAAGATATCACCAAAACAGTCAAGCTCGTGAAGATATCAGATCccaaacacacaaaagacCATGACAAAGCTGTTGACAGTGACACTGAGAATGGTTCAAAATCCAAAGACAAGAACACAAAGGTTCCATCATGGTTCTCTGATTTTATTCAGCCGCTGTTTTCTTCTGAAGACAGAG GAAAGAAAGGGGTTGTTGATTCAGAGTTACTAGGAACTTACGAAGATCTCGGTATCATTGGTGAGGAACCGAGCATAGATGTCAGTAACGAGAAAGACAGACCGAGTTTTCCAAAGTGGTACCTCGATGTTTTTGCTTGGTTATTCCTCTGTATTATTATTGCTCTTTCTGTCCTTTCGACTTCTCCACCGCCTTTCATTCAACCACATCTGCAATTACCATCTATGCCTACATTGAGGATGCCTTCTGCTTCTGTACTTTTGTTACTTCCCACATCTGCGGTGTTGCTTCTCTTCATTATTTCAATGAGGTCCCGTTTCACTCCGAGATATCACAAGGAGAAAG GCGAGGTCGTTCCCAAGTCTACTGATTCCAAGTCTCACGATGACCAAGCTGCAAATACTGATCAAGATtttgacaagaaaacag AGAAACCTTCCAAGCAAACTGTCAATAAGGAAACTCAAAATCACGATAAAGAAGCTGCAGATCCTGACCAAGATGTAGACAAGGAAACAG AGAACCAAAAAAGTCACCTAACTCCGATATATCCTTCACCACTGGAGCAACCTTCCAAGCAAATTATCAATAAGGAAACTCAAACAGAACCTATGTTGCCACCTAATGCTCAATCAGAGATCCCAAATAGTGTTGAACCACGCAAAGGCGGTAATAAAGTAGAAATTCTGAAAAGTATTGTGTATGGAGGTCTTACAGAATCCATCACAAGCCTATGCACGGTAACATCTGCGGCAGCTTCTGGTGCTTCAACTC TGAACGTTTTAGCCTTGGGAGTTGCCAATTTGTCAAGCGGTCTTCTTCTGACTGTTCACAGCGTAAGTGCACTTTCTCATCTGTTGTATGTAACTCTCAAAGAATTCAATAAAGGATCCATTTTTCTGCAGCTCCAAGAACTAATAAACGAGAAACCCAGAAAACAAACCAACACTGATGATTCTccagaagaaggagaaggagaagaagatcgataCGAGGAAGTACTCGGGAGAAGAGAGTATTCGAGGATTCACAGAGTGATCGCAATCTCTTCTTTCGTCATCTTCGGATTGATCCCACCTTTAGTATACGGTTTCTCGTTTCgaaaaaagatggaaaagaGACAAGAGTACAAGGTTTTAGCTGTTTACGCAGTGTCTCTACTCTGCATCGTCTTGCTCTCAATAGCGAAAGCTTACGTGTCGAAGAAACGCGATTATGTCAAGACTCTGTTTCGGTACACGACGACGGCGACGACGGCGTCGGGATTCTCTCAATTTGTGGGATACTTGGTGAGTCAATGGCTTGAGAAAAGCGGGTTTTATGATGATTCTCCAGAAACTCAACGAGTTTGA
- the MEB1 gene encoding vacuolar iron transporter (VIT) family protein, translating into MDPTMNPTPTPSSAGNSVCTDELTNLPPEDSPLDSEKDDSVDFSQEQGSESNEAIDTENGSRSVDKNQYSETEVVVRAKDLQTEPDSLDDDVEIVIKNQHKYYIYCPCCGEDITKTVKLVKISDPKHTKDHDKAVDSDTENGSKSKDKNTKVPSWFSDFIQPLFSSEDRGTLSSSSFDIVRWTVVIELDFLAIPGKKGVVDSELLGTYEDLGIIGEEPSIDVSNEKDRPSFPKWYLDVFAWLFLCIIIALSVLSTSPPPFIQPHLQLPSMPTLRMPSASVLLLLPTSAVLLLFIISMRSRFTPRYHKEKGEVVPKSTDSKSHDDQAANTDQDFDKKTEKPSKQTVNKETQNHDKEAADPDQDVDKETENQKSHLTPIYPSPLEQPSKQIINKETQTEPMLPPNAQSEIPNSVEPRKGGNKVEILKSIVYGGLTESITSLCTVTSAAASGASTLNVLALGVANLSSGLLLTVHSLQELINEKPRKQTNTDDSPEEGEGEEDRYEEVLGRREYSRIHRVIAISSFVIFGLIPPLVYGFSFRKKMEKRQEYKVLAVYAVSLLCIVLLSIAKAYVSKKRDYVKTLFRYTTTATTASGFSQFVGYLVSQWLEKSGFYDDSPETQRV; encoded by the exons ATGGATCCCACCATGAATCCAACTCCAACTCCAAGCTCCGCCGGCAACAGTGTCTGCACAGATGAATTGACCAACCTTCCCCCGGAGGACTCGCCACTCGACAGCGAGAAGGATGATAGCGTTGACTTCAGCCAGGAGCAAG GATCGGAGTCAAATGAAGCTATTGACACTGAGAATGGTTCAAGATCCGTAGACAAGAACCAATACTCTGAAACTGAAGTTGTAGTTAGAGCAAAAGATTTACAGACAGAACCTGATTCACTGGATGATGATGTGGAGATTGTGATCAAAAACCAACATAAGTATTACATATACTGCCCTTGCTGTGGTGAAGATATCACCAAAACAGTCAAGCTCGTGAAGATATCAGATCccaaacacacaaaagacCATGACAAAGCTGTTGACAGTGACACTGAGAATGGTTCAAAATCCAAAGACAAGAACACAAAGGTTCCATCATGGTTCTCTGATTTTATTCAGCCGCTGTTTTCTTCTGAAGACAGAGGTAccctttcttcctcttctttcgATATTGTTAGATGGACAGTTGTGATTGAGCTTGATTTCTTGGCAATTCCAGGAAAGAAAGGGGTTGTTGATTCAGAGTTACTAGGAACTTACGAAGATCTCGGTATCATTGGTGAGGAACCGAGCATAGATGTCAGTAACGAGAAAGACAGACCGAGTTTTCCAAAGTGGTACCTCGATGTTTTTGCTTGGTTATTCCTCTGTATTATTATTGCTCTTTCTGTCCTTTCGACTTCTCCACCGCCTTTCATTCAACCACATCTGCAATTACCATCTATGCCTACATTGAGGATGCCTTCTGCTTCTGTACTTTTGTTACTTCCCACATCTGCGGTGTTGCTTCTCTTCATTATTTCAATGAGGTCCCGTTTCACTCCGAGATATCACAAGGAGAAAG GCGAGGTCGTTCCCAAGTCTACTGATTCCAAGTCTCACGATGACCAAGCTGCAAATACTGATCAAGATtttgacaagaaaacag AGAAACCTTCCAAGCAAACTGTCAATAAGGAAACTCAAAATCACGATAAAGAAGCTGCAGATCCTGACCAAGATGTAGACAAGGAAACAG AGAACCAAAAAAGTCACCTAACTCCGATATATCCTTCACCACTGGAGCAACCTTCCAAGCAAATTATCAATAAGGAAACTCAAACAGAACCTATGTTGCCACCTAATGCTCAATCAGAGATCCCAAATAGTGTTGAACCACGCAAAGGCGGTAATAAAGTAGAAATTCTGAAAAGTATTGTGTATGGAGGTCTTACAGAATCCATCACAAGCCTATGCACGGTAACATCTGCGGCAGCTTCTGGTGCTTCAACTC TGAACGTTTTAGCCTTGGGAGTTGCCAATTTGTCAAGCGGTCTTCTTCTGACTGTTCACAGC CTCCAAGAACTAATAAACGAGAAACCCAGAAAACAAACCAACACTGATGATTCTccagaagaaggagaaggagaagaagatcgataCGAGGAAGTACTCGGGAGAAGAGAGTATTCGAGGATTCACAGAGTGATCGCAATCTCTTCTTTCGTCATCTTCGGATTGATCCCACCTTTAGTATACGGTTTCTCGTTTCgaaaaaagatggaaaagaGACAAGAGTACAAGGTTTTAGCTGTTTACGCAGTGTCTCTACTCTGCATCGTCTTGCTCTCAATAGCGAAAGCTTACGTGTCGAAGAAACGCGATTATGTCAAGACTCTGTTTCGGTACACGACGACGGCGACGACGGCGTCGGGATTCTCTCAATTTGTGGGATACTTGGTGAGTCAATGGCTTGAGAAAAGCGGGTTTTATGATGATTCTCCAGAAACTCAACGAGTTTGA